From one Candidatus Deferrimicrobiaceae bacterium genomic stretch:
- a CDS encoding P-II family nitrogen regulator, whose translation MKKIEAIIKPFKLEEVKNALQEIGVTGMTVTEVKGFGRQKGHTEIYRGAEYFVEFIPKLKIDLAVAADTVPAVVERILTSARTGKIGDGKIFVSDVEEVVRIRTGERGREAL comes from the coding sequence ATGAAGAAGATCGAGGCGATCATCAAGCCGTTCAAGCTCGAGGAGGTGAAAAACGCGCTCCAGGAGATCGGCGTGACCGGCATGACCGTCACCGAGGTCAAGGGGTTCGGCCGCCAGAAGGGGCACACCGAGATCTACCGCGGCGCGGAGTATTTCGTCGAGTTCATCCCGAAGCTCAAAATCGATCTGGCCGTGGCGGCCGACACGGTCCCCGCGGTGGTGGAGCGGATCCTCACCTCCGCCCGCACCGGGAAGATCGGCGACGGGAAGATCTTCGTCTCCGACGTCGAGGAGGTCGTCCGGATCCGCACGGGCGAGCGGGGGCGGGAAGCTTTGTAG